One Nitrospira sp. DNA window includes the following coding sequences:
- a CDS encoding Efflux transport system, outer membrane factor (OMF) lipoprotein, with translation MRRWVVALVFLTGLAACKMGPDYTRPATPAVDSWRLAPAASESIANLPWWELLKDEALQQLIKIALAENQDLRTAMATVEQYRSQLVMARFDLAPSLSYNSHAFLFQTQKNANTIPTGGGAPIVIPGQPGGSGGTTFSNEAAFGSLKWEIDLWGRLRRNVEASRAQLFAQEENQRAVVLGLVSGVGETYFELRALDLQVDITKRTLKSWEESVRLSQLRYKQGYIPKLDLDRFEAERAGTAAKLAELEKQAVQKENQLSALLGRKPASIARGLALTEQPMPPAVPAGLPSDLLQRRPDLLQAEQELAAATAGIGVAQAQRFPQLALTGSMGVASTQLSSQSLGPLLIQNIGGSLAGPLLNATALGYQVKVNEMKAQQAALQYEKAVVTALKEVEDALIAVQKTREQREAQEQQVAALQSALRLADQRYQGGRASYLDVLTSQRSLFDAELALARTRQTQLISVVQLYKALGGGWSVVDHQENNFSKPHARKELSPALATH, from the coding sequence ATGCGGCGCTGGGTCGTGGCCCTCGTGTTTCTGACGGGGCTGGCTGCGTGCAAGATGGGGCCGGACTACACGCGTCCGGCAACGCCCGCCGTGGATTCCTGGCGTCTGGCGCCAGCCGCGTCGGAATCGATCGCGAATCTTCCCTGGTGGGAGTTGCTGAAGGATGAAGCGCTTCAGCAGTTGATCAAGATTGCATTGGCCGAAAATCAGGACTTGCGCACGGCGATGGCGACGGTCGAGCAGTATCGCAGTCAATTGGTCATGGCCCGCTTCGACCTCGCTCCGTCGTTGTCCTACAACAGCCATGCGTTTTTGTTTCAGACGCAAAAGAATGCGAACACCATTCCGACCGGTGGCGGGGCCCCGATCGTCATTCCCGGGCAACCGGGAGGTTCGGGGGGCACGACGTTTTCAAACGAAGCCGCCTTCGGCAGTCTCAAATGGGAAATCGATCTTTGGGGCCGGCTTCGTCGCAACGTGGAGGCGTCGCGAGCGCAGTTGTTTGCACAGGAAGAGAATCAACGCGCCGTGGTATTGGGGCTTGTCAGTGGTGTAGGGGAGACATACTTCGAACTGCGTGCTCTGGATCTTCAAGTGGACATCACCAAACGGACGCTGAAGTCCTGGGAGGAGTCGGTCCGGCTGTCGCAGCTTCGTTACAAGCAGGGCTATATCCCGAAATTGGATCTCGATCGGTTCGAGGCGGAACGAGCCGGCACCGCGGCCAAGTTGGCAGAACTGGAAAAGCAGGCCGTTCAGAAGGAGAATCAACTCAGTGCGTTGCTGGGACGGAAGCCGGCATCGATCGCGCGAGGCCTCGCGCTCACGGAGCAGCCGATGCCTCCGGCTGTCCCGGCCGGACTGCCGTCGGATCTCCTGCAGCGTCGTCCGGACCTGTTGCAGGCCGAGCAGGAACTTGCTGCGGCCACGGCCGGGATCGGTGTGGCCCAAGCGCAGCGGTTCCCACAACTTGCCCTCACCGGTTCCATGGGGGTGGCGAGTACGCAGCTGTCATCGCAATCGCTTGGTCCCTTGCTCATTCAGAACATCGGTGGGTCCCTGGCCGGCCCCCTGCTCAACGCGACGGCCCTGGGCTATCAAGTGAAGGTCAATGAAATGAAGGCGCAGCAGGCGGCGTTGCAATATGAAAAGGCCGTCGTCACGGCGCTGAAAGAAGTGGAGGATGCCTTGATCGCGGTGCAAAAAACGCGGGAGCAGCGGGAGGCGCAAGAGCAACAGGTGGCGGCATTACAGTCGGCGCTTCGTCTGGCCGACCAGCGGTATCAGGGCGGACGGGCCAGTTATCTCGATGTGTTGACGAGTCAGCGCAGTCTCTTCGATGCGGAGCTGGCGCTGGCGCGGACGCGGCAGACTCAGTTGATATCGGTGGTCCAACTCTATAAGGCGTTGGGAGGCGGGTGGTCCGTTGTGGATCATCAGGAAAATAATTTTTCCAAACCACATGCTCGCAAGGAACTCTCGCCTGCCCTTGCGACTCACTAG
- a CDS encoding RND efflux system, inner membrane transporter: MSRFFIGRPIVAMVISIILVLLGALSVLRLPVSQFPNIAPPEIMLQGTYVGADALTLEQSVATPLEQQMSGVDRMLYMYSINGSNGQTTLRVDFDVATDPNVDQLLAHMRYAQAEPQLPKEVKGYGVTIRKSMGMPLVLFSLYSPNGTYDARFLANYAYINVADLLARDPGVGQVTIFGAGQYAMRLWVKPDQLAKLGLTVQDILNALKQQNVVVPIGQVGAAPVPDGQEFTYTVRTQGRLVTEDEFGDIILRANGDGSFVRLRDVGRAELGSQLYNFVSRLNGVPTAAIAVYQLPGSNAIETVARIRALMAELQRRFPDDLAAVVSLDTTLAVTEGLHEILTTLWQAVLLVIIVVFLFLQSWRATLIPLLAVPVSLIGTFAVFPLLGFSINTLSLFGLVLAIGLVVDDAIVVVEAVTHHLEQGLAPREATLKAMEEVAGPVLAIALILTAVFVPTAFIPGITGRLYQQFAVTIAVSVLLSAVNALTLSPALAALLLKPTAPARGWLGRCFGRFNRAFARLTEGYVGWCGSLMQKAGRTLVALGLVTLAAGLLGARLPSGFIPLEDTGYFLVNVQLPPAASLQRTDAVMKQIDTIVSQTPGVEYYTTVSGYGVLSQTFTTYNAVVFVALKPWAERTTKEERYKSIVLSLNKRLQQVPEAAAFAFPPPAIPGVGTTGAVTFLLEDRAGRPFQFLAEHTEKFIDAASKRPEMARVMTTLIPSTPQWLADVDRDKALKQGVALDDLYQTLQTFMGGAFVNYFNRFGRLWQVYVEAEPEYRTKAEQVGQFYVQNADDQMVPLSTLVTMRPVDGPEFTMRFNEYRAAQINAMPALGYSSRQVMAALETVFDDTMPKEMGFDYMGMAYQEKVAAEGVSPVVIFGFSLLFVFLILAAQYESWALPVSVLMTTPVSVFGAFAALWAIGLENDVYSQIGLVMLIGLSAKNAILIVEFARLEVQNGRPLIEAALTGARLRLRPILMTAFAFILGVLPLVLASGAGAHARVILGFTVLGGMVAATVLAIVLIPVCYYLVERWIAGGASPATGRGALLLGEGLQPVKGDH; encoded by the coding sequence GTGGACTTCGACGTGGCGACTGATCCCAACGTCGATCAGCTCCTTGCGCACATGCGGTACGCGCAGGCGGAGCCGCAATTGCCGAAGGAGGTGAAGGGGTACGGCGTGACCATCCGCAAATCCATGGGCATGCCGCTGGTCCTGTTCTCGCTGTATTCGCCGAACGGGACGTATGACGCGCGGTTCCTCGCCAATTATGCCTACATCAACGTGGCCGATCTGCTCGCCCGCGACCCCGGGGTCGGGCAGGTGACGATTTTCGGGGCCGGTCAATATGCCATGCGGCTCTGGGTGAAGCCCGATCAACTGGCGAAACTCGGCCTCACGGTCCAGGATATTTTGAACGCACTGAAACAGCAGAACGTGGTCGTGCCGATCGGCCAAGTGGGTGCGGCGCCCGTGCCGGACGGTCAGGAATTCACCTACACGGTGCGGACGCAAGGAAGACTGGTGACCGAAGACGAGTTCGGGGACATCATCCTGCGCGCCAACGGAGATGGCTCCTTCGTCCGGCTGCGGGATGTCGGTCGCGCAGAACTCGGTTCGCAACTGTACAACTTCGTGTCGCGCCTGAACGGCGTCCCGACGGCCGCTATCGCGGTCTACCAGCTGCCGGGGTCGAACGCGATCGAGACCGTGGCGCGGATCCGCGCGCTGATGGCCGAGCTGCAGCGGCGGTTCCCGGACGATCTGGCCGCGGTAGTGTCGTTGGACACGACCCTGGCCGTGACGGAGGGGTTGCACGAAATCCTCACCACGCTCTGGCAGGCCGTGCTCCTGGTCATCATCGTCGTCTTCCTGTTTTTGCAAAGCTGGCGCGCCACGTTGATTCCGTTACTGGCCGTGCCCGTGTCCTTGATCGGCACCTTTGCCGTCTTCCCGCTCCTGGGTTTTTCGATCAACACGCTGTCGTTGTTCGGGTTGGTCCTGGCCATCGGACTTGTGGTGGACGACGCGATCGTGGTGGTGGAAGCGGTCACCCACCACCTCGAACAGGGGCTGGCGCCGCGTGAGGCGACGCTGAAGGCGATGGAGGAGGTGGCGGGGCCGGTGCTGGCGATCGCCTTGATCCTGACGGCGGTGTTCGTGCCGACGGCGTTCATTCCGGGGATCACGGGGCGGCTCTACCAGCAGTTTGCCGTGACGATCGCGGTGTCGGTGCTGCTGTCGGCGGTGAACGCGTTGACGTTGAGTCCGGCGCTGGCGGCGTTGTTGTTGAAACCGACGGCCCCGGCGCGGGGCTGGTTGGGCCGGTGCTTCGGCCGGTTCAACCGGGCGTTCGCGCGGCTGACGGAGGGCTATGTGGGGTGGTGCGGGAGCCTGATGCAGAAGGCGGGCCGGACGCTGGTGGCGCTGGGGCTGGTCACGCTGGCCGCCGGGCTGCTCGGCGCCCGCCTGCCCAGCGGCTTCATCCCGCTGGAAGATACGGGGTACTTCTTAGTGAACGTTCAGCTCCCGCCGGCCGCCTCGCTTCAACGGACGGATGCCGTGATGAAACAAATCGATACGATCGTCTCGCAGACCCCGGGCGTCGAGTATTACACGACGGTCTCCGGTTATGGAGTCTTGAGCCAAACCTTTACTACCTATAATGCCGTGGTGTTCGTGGCGTTGAAACCTTGGGCCGAACGGACGACCAAGGAGGAGCGATACAAGTCGATCGTCTTGTCGCTCAACAAACGACTGCAGCAGGTTCCGGAAGCGGCCGCGTTTGCTTTTCCGCCTCCCGCCATTCCCGGCGTGGGGACCACCGGCGCCGTCACCTTTCTGCTGGAGGACCGTGCCGGCCGGCCGTTTCAATTCTTGGCCGAGCACACCGAGAAGTTTATTGATGCGGCTTCCAAGCGGCCGGAGATGGCCCGCGTCATGACGACGCTGATTCCCAGCACGCCGCAATGGCTGGCCGATGTGGATCGTGATAAGGCGTTGAAGCAAGGTGTCGCGCTGGACGATCTGTACCAGACGCTCCAAACCTTCATGGGAGGAGCCTTCGTCAACTACTTCAACCGTTTCGGCCGCCTCTGGCAGGTGTATGTGGAGGCGGAACCGGAGTATCGAACCAAGGCCGAGCAGGTCGGGCAGTTCTACGTTCAAAACGCCGACGACCAGATGGTGCCTCTCTCGACGCTGGTGACGATGCGGCCGGTCGATGGTCCGGAGTTTACGATGCGGTTCAACGAGTACCGGGCGGCGCAAATCAACGCCATGCCGGCGCTGGGTTATAGTTCACGGCAAGTCATGGCCGCCCTTGAAACGGTGTTTGACGACACAATGCCGAAAGAAATGGGCTTCGATTACATGGGCATGGCCTACCAGGAAAAAGTCGCCGCGGAAGGGGTGTCGCCGGTGGTCATTTTCGGCTTCTCGCTGTTGTTCGTGTTTTTGATTTTGGCGGCGCAGTACGAGAGTTGGGCCTTGCCGGTCAGTGTGCTCATGACGACCCCGGTCTCCGTGTTCGGCGCCTTCGCCGCCCTCTGGGCCATCGGATTGGAGAACGACGTCTATTCGCAGATCGGACTCGTCATGCTGATCGGGTTGAGCGCGAAAAACGCGATCCTCATCGTGGAATTTGCACGGTTGGAAGTACAGAATGGGCGGCCGTTGATCGAGGCGGCATTGACCGGTGCAAGGCTTCGCCTGCGGCCGATTTTGATGACCGCATTCGCGTTCATCCTCGGGGTGCTTCCGCTGGTGTTGGCCTCCGGCGCCGGCGCCCATGCCAGGGTGATTCTCGGCTTCACGGTGTTGGGCGGCATGGTGGCCGCCACGGTGCTGGCGATCGTGCTGATTCCTGTGTGCTATTACCTCGTCGAACGGTGGATCGCCGGTGGCGCGAGTCCCGCGACCGGGAGGGGAGCCCTGTTGTTGGGCGAAGGGTTGCAACCGGTGAAAGGAGACCACTGA